One Skermanella pratensis genomic window, ACGACCTCGCCCTGCCACTCCTTGATCCGCATGGTGTGGCAGGACAGCCGGGGAAGCTTGGCGGCCAGGGTCGTCAGCTCGTGATAGTGGGTCGCGAACAGCGCCCGGCAGCGGGTCGCCTCGTGCAGGTGCTCGACGCAGGCCCAGGCGATCGACAGCCCGTCGAAGGTCGCCGTGCCCCGGCCGATCTCGTCCAGGATCACCAGCGCCCGCGGTCCCGCCTGGTTCAGGATCGCCGCCGTCTCGACCATCTCGACCATGAATGTGGAACGCCCGCGCGCCAAGTCGTCGGCCGCCCCGACGCGGCTGAACAGCCGGTCCACCACGCCGATCCGGCACCGCACCGCCGGCACGAAGCTGCCGATCTGGGCCATCACCGCGATCAGCGCGTTCTGGCGCAGGAATGTGGACTTGCCCGCCATGTTCGGGCCGGTCAGCAGCCACAGCCGGTCTTCCGGAGCGAGACTGCAGTCGTTGGCGACGAACTGCGACCCGTCCGACGCGGTCAGCGCCGCCTCCACCACCGGGTGGCGGCCGCCCCTTATGTCGAACTCCAGGCTGTCGTCCACCACCGGCCGGCAATAGCGCCGCTCCTCCGCCAACTCGGCCAGCGCCGTCGTCACGTCCAGCAGGGCCAGCGCGCGGGCGGCCTCGCCGATCCGGTCGGCCCGGGCGGTGACGTCGCCGACCAGCTCGTCGAACAGCGCCAGCTCGACCGCCACCGCCTTGTCGGCCGCCTCCGAGATCTTGCGCTCCAGCTCGCCCAGCTCGACCGTGGTGAAGCGGACGGCGCTCGCCAGCGTCTGGCGGTGGATGAAGGTCTCCGCCGCCTTGCCGGCCATCAGCTTGTCGGCGTGGGTCGGCGTCACCTCGATGTAATAGCCCAGCACGTTGTTGTGCCGGATCTTCAGCCCGGACACGCCGGACAGGTCGGCATAGCGGGCCTGCATCGCGGCGATCAGCCGGCGGCTCTCGTCCCGCAGGGTCACCAGGTCGTCCAGGTGGAGCGCGAAGCCGCGCGCGATGAACCCGCCGTCGCGGGCCAGCAGCGGCAGGTCGGGCGCCAGCGCGCGCTCCAGCCGGTCGATCAGGGTGGAATGCTCGCCCAGGCCCGTCGCCGCCGTTTCGATCCCGGCGGGTCCCGGCGTCATGCCGGCGCCGGCCAGCGCGCGGCGCATCTCCACGGCGCGCACCAGACCGTCGCGGATGCAGGCGAGGTCGCGCGGACCGCCCCGGCCCAGCGCCAGCCGCGACAGCGCCCGCTCCATGTCGGGGCACTGGCGCAGCAGGGTCCGCGCCTCGGTCCTGACCCGTTCCTCGGCCAGGAAGAACTCCACCATGTCGAGCCGGCCGGAGATCTCGGTCCTGTCGGTCGAGGGGGCCGACAGCCACGCCGCCAGCAGGCGGGCGCCGGGACCCGTGACGGTGCGGTCGATCGCGGCCAGCAGGCTGCCCCGGCGCTCGCCGGTCAGGGTCCGGGTCAGCTCCAGGTTCCGGCGGGTCGCCTGGTCGATCTCCATGACGGCGCCCTGGGCCAGCTGGCGCGGCGGGTTCAGCCGCGGCACCCGGCCTTTCTGGGTCAGCTCCACATAATCCACCAGGGCGCCGGCCGCGGCGACCTCGGCCCGGCTGAAGCTGCCGAAGGCGTCCAGCGTGCCGACGCCGAACAGGTCGAGCAGCCGCCGCCGCCCGTTCTCGCTGTCGAACCGGCTGTTCGGCTGCACCGTAAGCCGGCTCTTCCACTCGCCGAACAGCTCGAACAGGTCGGGCTGCTGGACCAGCCGCTCGGGCAGCACCAGCTCCTGCGGATCGAGTCGCTGCAGGGCGGCGGCCAGACCGTCCCGGCTCACCGGCTGGAGCGTCAGCTCGCCGGTGGACAGGTCCAGCCAGGCGAGCCCGGTGCCGCCCGCCGTCTCGGCCAGCGCGCCCAGGAAATTGTTGGCGCGGGCGTCCAGCAGGCTGTCCTCGGTCAGCGTGCCGGGGGTGACGACCCGAACCACCGCCCGCTTGACCACCGACTTGCCGCCGCGCTTCTTCGCCTCCGCCGGGTCTTCCATCTGCTCGCAGATCGCGACCCGGTGGCCGTGGCGGATCAGGCGCAGCAGGTAGTTCTCGTGGCTGTGGACGGGCACCCCGCACATGGGGATGTCCTCGCCGTTGTGCTGGCCGCGCCGGGTCAGGGTGATGTCGAGCGTCGCCGCCGCGGCGACCGCATCGTCGAAGAACAGCTCGTAGAAGTCGCCCATCCTGTAGAACAGCAGGCAGCCGGGATGGGCCTGCTTGATCTCCAGGTACTGCGCCATCATCGGAGTCGAGGCGGGCGGGGCGGCGGCATGGGATTCAAGGGAGGAGTCGGGCACGGCAACCGGATCGCTGTCGGGGAAGGTGTTCTCGGAAAGTTTCTTCTCGAGGGGTCTCATGGCGGCGCACCCTAGCACGGCGGACGCACCATGGCCTAGGCACGCGGCTGCGCCGGGGATAGACTGCGCGGAAGGACTATCAAACAGGCACGCACACGGGGGAATGCACCATCATGGCCAGGACCAAAGCCAAAACCGGAAGGGTGCGCGAGATGGTGGCCCTGTTCGAGAACCGCCCCGATTTCGACCGGGCCGTGGTGGACCTGATGCGGGCCGGTTTCGACCGCACCGACCTCAGCGTCCTGTCCAGCCACGAGTCGATCGACGTCGCGGGCCGGCCGGCCATGCCGCGGGACGAGGCGCTGACCGCGCTCCTGGGCGATCTCAACTACGCCTTCCCGCTGACCACCGCCGGCCTGATCGCGATCGTCGGCGGCCCGATCGCCGGCCCGATCGCGGCGCTGGTGGCGGCCGGAGTCGGCGGCGCCGCGGTCAAGGAATACCTGGACGAGGTGACCGCCCACCCGGAGACCGAGGATTTCGCCCGCGCGCTGGAAGCCGGCGGCGTGATCCTGTGGGTCTGCGTCGACGACGACCCGGAGAAGGAGCGGCGGGCGCGCGACGCCCTGACGGGGTCGGGCGGGCGCAACGTCCATGTGGCGGAGCGTGAAAAGGCGGCCGAATCCGGCACCGGCGACAGTTGACCGGAACGATACACGTCCCTTCGGCCGCCGCCCCGGCCCGCAAGGTGGCCGGCAGGCGGCGGCGACACGGGCGCATCATTCCTCCCGCCCTATTCCTCCCGCCCCTATTCCTCCCTGTAGCCCTTGTCGCGCATGCATTTGGCGAAGATCTCCCGGCGGTAGGAGAATTGCGGGGTTTCCGGGCTGGGGCGCCGCGGATAGCCCCGCAGCTGCATCTTGACGTCCACCTGCTCGCCGCATTCGCCCTCGGCCACGGACTGGGCGCTCCCGGTCGGTTCCCACCGCGTCGCATTGTCGCTGCCCGAGCAAGCGCCGAGGATCAGCAGGGCCGCCGCGGCCTGGGGGAGCGTCTTGCGGACCATTCTCTTCCTCATCCCGGCCGGTTCCGACGAACCTTAACCAACTAAGGGTTAATCATCGCCCCGGGGCAATCCAGTCATGCGATTACAACCGGCTTGCGGAGCGATTTCACTATGATACCGTTCACCACAAGATAACAGGCCTACTTCCCCCAGACTTTCGTTATGGGTACCCGCCATCGGGACCCCGGGGGAAATCCGGCCGCCACCACGATCGCCCGCGGCCTTCCTGCGCCGGCCGCGGGCCGTCCATGAGGAAACGTATGTCCGACCAAGACAAGCGCGTGACCGAGGAAGAGGCTCTCCTGCTTCATTCCAGCGGCCGCCCCGGCAAGCTCGAGATCGCCCCGACCAAGCCGCTGACCACCCAGCGCGACCTGTCGCTCGCATATTCCCCCGGCGTGGCCGTGCCGTGCCTGCGCATCCAGGAAGATCCCTCGACCGCCTACGACTACACCGCCAAGGGCAACATCGTCGCGGTGATCTCCAACGGCACCGCGGTGCTGGGCCTGGGCGACCTGGGCGCCCTGGCGTCCAAGCCGGTGATGGAGGGCAAGGCCGTCCTGTTCAAGCGCTTCGCCGACGTCGACGGCATCGACCTGGAGGTCGATACCTCTGATGTGGACGAGTTCGTCAACTGCGTGCGCTTCCTGGGGCCGTCGTTCGGCGGCATCAACCTGGAGGACATCAAGGCGCCGGACTGCTTCATCATCGAGCAGCGCCTGCGCGAGCTGCTGGACATCCCGGTCTTCCACGACGACCAGCACGGCACCGCGATCATCGCCGCCGCCGGCCTGATCAACGCGCTGCACCTGACCGGCCGCCGGATCGAAGACATCAAGATGGTGATCAACGGCGCCGGCGCCGCCGCGATCGCCTGCGTCGAGCTGTTCAAGTCCATGGGCCTGCCCCATGACAGCGCGATCCTGTGCGACACCAAGGGCGTGATCTACCAGGGCCGCACCAACAGCATGAACCAGTGGAAGTCGGCGCACGCGGTCAGGACCGAGGCGCGGACCCTGGCCGAGGCGCTGGAAGGCGCCGACGTGTTCCTGGGGCTGTCGGCCAAGGGCGCCGTCACCCAGGACATGGTCAGGTCCATGGCCGCCAAGCCGCTGATCTTCGCGCTGGCCAACCCCGACCCGGAGATCACTCCGGAAGAGGTGCGCGCCGTCCGCTCCGACGCGATCATCGCGACCGGCCGGTCCGACTATCCCAACCAGATCAACAACGTCCTGGGCTTCCCCTACATCTTCCGCGGCGCCCTCGACGTGCGGGCCTCCACCATCAACGACGCGATGAAGATCGCCGCCGCCCGCGCCATCGCGGCTCTGGCGCGCGAGGACGTGCCGGACGAGGTGGACGCGGCCTATTCCGGCCGCCGGCTGCGCTACGGCCCGGAATACATCATCCCGGTGCCGTTCGACCCGCGCCTGATCGTGACGATCCCGCCGGCGGTGGCCCACGCCGCCATGGAGAGCGGCGTCGCGCGGAAGCCGATCATCGACATGACCGGCTACCGCAACGGGCTGCGCACCCGGCTCGACCCGACCGCCGACAGCCTCCAGCTGATCTTCGAGAAGGTCAAGGCGAACCCCCGGCGCGTCGTCTTCGCCGAGGGCGAGGAGGAGCGGGCCATCCGCGCCGCCCTGGCCTACCGCGCCGCCGGCTACGGCACGCCGATCCTGATCGGCCGCGAGGAGGTCATCCGCGACCAGCTCGTGGCGCTGGGCCTGTCGCCCGAGCAGACCGGGCTGGAGATCCACAACGCCCGCTTGTCCGACGCCAACCGGCGCTATACCGACTATCTCTACCGCCGGCTCCAGCGCCGGGGCACGCTGCACCGCGACTGCCAGCGGATGGTCAACCAGGACCGCAACGTCTTCGCGGCGCTGATGGTGGCCCAGGGCGACGCGGACGCCATGGTGACCGGGCTGACCCGAAGCTTCGCCACCTGCTACAAGGACATCACCCTGGTGATCGACCCCCGCGCCGGCCAGCGGGTGTTCGGCGTTTCGGTGGTGGTGACCCGGAAGCGCACCGTCTTCATCGCCGACACCACGGTGAACGAGCTGCCGACCACCGAGGAGCTGGCGGAGATCGCGATCCAGACCGCGGCCAAGGCGCGCCAGATGGGCCACGAGCCCCGGGTCGCATTCCTGTCCTTCTCCAATTTCGGCCAGTACATGCGCGGGCGTGCCGAGCATGTGCGGGACGCGGTGGCGCTGCTCGACCAGCGGCGGATCGACTTCGAGTACGACGGCGAGATGTCGGCCGACGTGGCGCTCGACCACGACCTGATGAAGCGGCTCTACCCGTTCTGCCGCCTGTCGGGTCCCGCCAACGTGCTGGTCATGCCGGCGCTTCACGCGGCCAATATCGGCGCCAAGCTGCTTCAGAAGATGGGCGGCGGCCAGCTGATCGGTCCGCTGCTGATCGGCCTGGACAAGCCTGCCCAGGTCGTCCAGATGGGCGCATCCGTGTCGGACATCGTCAACGCGGCGGCGCTGGCGGCGCACGACTCGCTGCAGTGGTGACGGGCCGCCCCGGGAAGGGCCTTTCCCCTGCGGGAAGGGCCCCCGCCGCGGAGATTAATGTTTTGTGACGCATGCGCGGCCCGGCGCGAAATGATGTAATGTATGTCTAGTAACGACCGTTCATTATTCGCGCCCGTCCGCCCCGTGCCATCATGCCGACACCGGTAGTTCCAACGACGATCCCGCTCCTTCTCGGCGGACCTCTGGTGCTGGCCCTCGGCGTGGTGCTGCTGGGACTGGCCGCCCTGGGCGCCATCACCTGGGGCGCCGCCGGGGTTGGACTCCTGGCCGCGGCCGCGGCGGCGGCGCTTGCGACGCGCGTCTACCGGCGCGACGCCGCCGACGTCGCCACGTATCTCCAGTCCCTCGGCGACGCCGGCGGCGTCGTCCCGGTACCCGAAAAGCTCTCGCCGACGGCCCGCCTGCTCGCGGCGTCGGCCTCCAGGACCCATGGCGAGTGGCTGGAACGCGGCGAACGGCTGCGCGCCGGGCTGGAAGCCACCGAGCAGATCCTGGAAGCGCTTCACGATCCGCTGATCCTGATCGCGTCGGACCGGCGGGTGACGCTGGCCAACATGGCGGCGCGGGGGCTGTTCGGCGACCGCATGGCCGACCGCGACCTGGCGGCGACGCTCCGCAACCCGCACCTGCTGGGCGCGGTCGACGCCGTCCTGGCCGGCGGCGCCTCGCGCATGGTCGAGTTCAGCCTGCCGGTTCCGGTGGAGCGGGTGTTCGAGGCGCGGGTCAAGCCGTTCCGCCGTGACGGGTCCGCCATCATCATCCTGACCCTGCACGACATCACCGCGATCAAGCGGTCCGAGCAGATGCGCGCCGACTTCGTCGCCAACGCCAGCCACGAGCTGCGCACGCCGCTGGCGACCCTGCTGGGCTTCATCGAAACCCTGCGCGGCCCGGCGCGCGACGACGCCGAGGCGCGCGACCGCTTCCTGGGCATCATGCACGACCAGTCCGGCCGCATGTCGCGGCTGGTCAACGACCTGCTCTCCCTGTCCAGGATCGAGCTGGACGAGCACACGGCGCCCACCGGCCGGGCCGACCTGGGGCGCATCGCCCGCGGCGCCGTCGCGGCGCTGGAACTGAAGGCCGCCGCGCGCCGCATCCGGCTGCACCTGGACATGCCGGACCGGCTGCCCCCGGTCACCGGCGACGAGGACCAGCTCGCCCAGGTCCTGCAGAACCTGATCGACAACGCGGTCAAGTACACCCGCGACAGTACCGAGGTGCGGATTGCCCTGGCGCTGGTCGAACCCGGCGGGGGCGGGCCGGCGAGCGCCGTGGTGCCGCTCCCGGCCGGGGGCCGGCGCGCGGCGCCCATGGTCTCGGTCTCCGTGTCCGATTGCGGCGAGGGCATCGCCCGCATGCACCTGCCGCGCCTGACCGAACGGTTCTACCGGGTGGACCCCGCGCGCAGCAGGCAGCTCGGCGGCACCGGCCTCGGCCTCGCGATCGTCAAGCATATCGTCAACCGCCACCGCGGCCGCCTGACGATCGAGAGCGACGTGGGCAAGGGCAGCACCTTCACCGTCTTCCTCCCCGTCGCGGTCGAGGAAAGGGTCGCCGATACCCGCAGGGCAGGCGGGTCCGCGGCATAGTCGCCCGATGGGCGCGTGTGTCATCAAACTGTCATCCGACCGTAGTAATTGTATCGCCGATCGC contains:
- the mutS gene encoding DNA mismatch repair protein MutS; amino-acid sequence: MMAQYLEIKQAHPGCLLFYRMGDFYELFFDDAVAAAATLDITLTRRGQHNGEDIPMCGVPVHSHENYLLRLIRHGHRVAICEQMEDPAEAKKRGGKSVVKRAVVRVVTPGTLTEDSLLDARANNFLGALAETAGGTGLAWLDLSTGELTLQPVSRDGLAAALQRLDPQELVLPERLVQQPDLFELFGEWKSRLTVQPNSRFDSENGRRRLLDLFGVGTLDAFGSFSRAEVAAAGALVDYVELTQKGRVPRLNPPRQLAQGAVMEIDQATRRNLELTRTLTGERRGSLLAAIDRTVTGPGARLLAAWLSAPSTDRTEISGRLDMVEFFLAEERVRTEARTLLRQCPDMERALSRLALGRGGPRDLACIRDGLVRAVEMRRALAGAGMTPGPAGIETAATGLGEHSTLIDRLERALAPDLPLLARDGGFIARGFALHLDDLVTLRDESRRLIAAMQARYADLSGVSGLKIRHNNVLGYYIEVTPTHADKLMAGKAAETFIHRQTLASAVRFTTVELGELERKISEAADKAVAVELALFDELVGDVTARADRIGEAARALALLDVTTALAELAEERRYCRPVVDDSLEFDIRGGRHPVVEAALTASDGSQFVANDCSLAPEDRLWLLTGPNMAGKSTFLRQNALIAVMAQIGSFVPAVRCRIGVVDRLFSRVGAADDLARGRSTFMVEMVETAAILNQAGPRALVILDEIGRGTATFDGLSIAWACVEHLHEATRCRALFATHYHELTTLAAKLPRLSCHTMRIKEWQGEVVFLHEVAAGSADRSYGIHVAKLAGLPEAVIARAEQVLEILEKGEHGVSVARLADDLPLFSVALRRKDPEPAAPAGPSPVEQALKAINPDDLTPKAALDELYRLRAMLGG
- a CDS encoding NADP-dependent malic enzyme, which gives rise to MSDQDKRVTEEEALLLHSSGRPGKLEIAPTKPLTTQRDLSLAYSPGVAVPCLRIQEDPSTAYDYTAKGNIVAVISNGTAVLGLGDLGALASKPVMEGKAVLFKRFADVDGIDLEVDTSDVDEFVNCVRFLGPSFGGINLEDIKAPDCFIIEQRLRELLDIPVFHDDQHGTAIIAAAGLINALHLTGRRIEDIKMVINGAGAAAIACVELFKSMGLPHDSAILCDTKGVIYQGRTNSMNQWKSAHAVRTEARTLAEALEGADVFLGLSAKGAVTQDMVRSMAAKPLIFALANPDPEITPEEVRAVRSDAIIATGRSDYPNQINNVLGFPYIFRGALDVRASTINDAMKIAAARAIAALAREDVPDEVDAAYSGRRLRYGPEYIIPVPFDPRLIVTIPPAVAHAAMESGVARKPIIDMTGYRNGLRTRLDPTADSLQLIFEKVKANPRRVVFAEGEEERAIRAALAYRAAGYGTPILIGREEVIRDQLVALGLSPEQTGLEIHNARLSDANRRYTDYLYRRLQRRGTLHRDCQRMVNQDRNVFAALMVAQGDADAMVTGLTRSFATCYKDITLVIDPRAGQRVFGVSVVVTRKRTVFIADTTVNELPTTEELAEIAIQTAAKARQMGHEPRVAFLSFSNFGQYMRGRAEHVRDAVALLDQRRIDFEYDGEMSADVALDHDLMKRLYPFCRLSGPANVLVMPALHAANIGAKLLQKMGGGQLIGPLLIGLDKPAQVVQMGASVSDIVNAAALAAHDSLQW
- a CDS encoding ATP-binding protein, which produces MLALGVVLLGLAALGAITWGAAGVGLLAAAAAAALATRVYRRDAADVATYLQSLGDAGGVVPVPEKLSPTARLLAASASRTHGEWLERGERLRAGLEATEQILEALHDPLILIASDRRVTLANMAARGLFGDRMADRDLAATLRNPHLLGAVDAVLAGGASRMVEFSLPVPVERVFEARVKPFRRDGSAIIILTLHDITAIKRSEQMRADFVANASHELRTPLATLLGFIETLRGPARDDAEARDRFLGIMHDQSGRMSRLVNDLLSLSRIELDEHTAPTGRADLGRIARGAVAALELKAAARRIRLHLDMPDRLPPVTGDEDQLAQVLQNLIDNAVKYTRDSTEVRIALALVEPGGGGPASAVVPLPAGGRRAAPMVSVSVSDCGEGIARMHLPRLTERFYRVDPARSRQLGGTGLGLAIVKHIVNRHRGRLTIESDVGKGSTFTVFLPVAVEERVADTRRAGGSAA